The following proteins are encoded in a genomic region of Corythoichthys intestinalis isolate RoL2023-P3 chromosome 5, ASM3026506v1, whole genome shotgun sequence:
- the dldh gene encoding dihydrolipoyl dehydrogenase, mitochondrial has protein sequence MHTWTQLYRTLATRSHQFPCKLHGAAVLSVRTYADKAAIDADVTVVGSGPGGYVAAIKAAQLGFKTVCVEKNATLGGTCLNVGCIPSKALLNNSYLYHLAHGKDFESRGIEISGISLNLEKMMSQKSGAVKALTGGIAHLFKQNKVTHVNGFGKVTGKNQVTALTADGSQQVINTKNILIATGSEVTPFPGIQIDEETIVSSTGALSLKKVPEEMIVIGAGVIGVELGSVWQRLGAKVTAVEFVSHVGGMGIDMEISKNFQRILQKQGLKFKLGTKVLGATRRPDGKMDVAVEAAAGGKNETLTCDVLLVCIGRRPYTHDLGLETVGIELDNRGRIPVNNRFQTTVPSIHAIGDVVAGPMLAHKAEDEGIICVEGMAGGAVHIDYNCVPSVIYTHPEVAWVGKTEEQLKEEGVPYKVGKFPFAANSRAKTNADTDGLVKILSHKETDRMLGAHIVGTGAGEMINEAALAMEYGASCEDVARVCHAHPTVSEAFREANLAASFGKAINF, from the exons CGGAGTCATCAGTTCCCATGCAAGCTACATGGTGCGGCAGTTTTGTCGGTTCGAACGTATGCTGACAAAGCAGCGA TCGATGCAGACGTTACAGTGGTCGGGTCCGGTCCGGGAGGCTATGTCGCGGCTATCAAAGCTGCGCAGCTCGGCTTCAAG ACAGTTTGTGTGGAGAAGAATGCCACGCTGGGTGGAACCTGCCTCAATGTGGGCTGCATCCCCTCCAAA GCTCTTCTGAACAATTCATACTTGTACCACTTGGCTCACGGCAAAGACTTTGAGAGCAGGGGCATCGAAA TTTCCGGCATCTCGCTGAACCTTGAGAAGATGATGTCTCAGAAAAGCGGGGCAGTCAAAGCGCTCACTGGGGGCATTGCACATCTCTTCAAACAGAACAAA GTGACCCACGTCAACGGCTTCGGCAAGGTGACGGGAAAGAACCAGGTGACCGCCTTGACAGCTGATGGCAGCCAGCAAGTCATCAACACCAAGAACATTCTCATCGCCACTGGCTCTGAGGTCACACCATTCCCTGGAATTCAG ATTGACGAGGAAACAATTGTGTCATCGACTGGTGCGCTGTCCTTGAAAAAAGTTCCAGAAGAGATGATCGTGATCGGCGCCGGAGTCATCGGAGTAGAACTG GGGTCTGTGTGGCAGCGTCTAGGCGCCAAGGTGACGGCTGTGGAATTTGTCAGCCATGTGGGCGGTATGGGCATCGACATGGAGATCTCAAAGAACTTCCAGCGCATCCTCCAGAAGCAGGGCCTCAAATTCAAGCTAGGAACCAAAGTGTTGGGCGCTACCCGGAGGCCTGACGGAAAGATGGATGTGGC CGTGGAGGCAGCGGCTGGCGGCAAGAACGAGACACTAACGTGCGACGTGCTGCTGGTGTGCATCGGCCGACGACCGTACACTCACGACCTGGGCCTAGAAACCGTGGGCATAGAGCTTGACAACAGGGGGCGTATTCCCGTCAACAACCGCTTTCAGACTACCGTCCCTAG CATCCATGCCATTGGGGATGTGGTGGCGGGGCCCATGTTGGCGCATAAGGCTGAGGACGAGGGCATCATCTGTGTGGAAGGCATGGCGGGCGGCGCCGTGCATATAGACTATAACTGTGTGCCATCTGTCATCTACACTCACCCAGAGGTGGCTTGGGTGGGCAAGACCGAGGAGCAGCTCAAGGAAGAG ggtgtaccctacaAAGTGGGCAAATTCCCGTTCGCCGCCAACAGCCGTGCCAAAACCAACGCAGACACGGACGGCTTGGTCAAGATCCTTAGCCACAAGGAGACTGACAGGATGTTGGGTGCTCACATCGTTGGAACA GGAGCAGGAGAGATGATCAACGAGGCGGCCCTCGCTATGGAGTACGGCGCATCGTGCGAGGACGTCGCCAGAGTTTGCCACGCCCACCCG actGTATCAGAAGCATTCAGAGAAGCCAACCTGGCCGCCTCCTTTGGCAAGGCCATCAACTTCTGA